In the Candidatus Neomarinimicrobiota bacterium genome, CCGGCCGTGCTGTACGGACCGGGAGATGTGCGTCTTGCCCATGCGGCAAATGAATACGTGGAAGTAGAAGAGGTAATCATCGCCACGAAAGTGATGACAGGCATGATCGTTCATTGGTGCGGTGGAAATCTTATCTCATGAAAGTAGACTGCCAGTCTATGATCGGTGAAATAAAGCACGTACTGCTTAAACATCCCAAAGACGCCTATATCGACGATGATCATCTTGAAGATCAGTGGCGGTCTCTGAACTATCTCGGTCCGCCAGACTTCTCCAAATCCATCGCCGACTATGATCACTTCGCTGATCTCCTCCATCAGTTCGACGTAGATGTCCATTTCCTCCCTCCAGCTGAGAAGACCGGCCTCGACTCCATCTACACCCACGATCCGGCGGTCATCACCTCCAGGGGAGCCATCCTATGCAATATGGGAAAAGATCAGCGTCAGGGCGAGCCGGAAGCCATGGGAGAGTTCTTACGGCAGATGGACGTCCCCATTCTCGGCACCATCACCGGTGACGGTAAGCTCGAGGGCGGCGACGTCCTTTGGCTCGATGAGCGAACCGTAGCTGTGGGTGAAGGCTATCGATCCAATGCTGAGGGGATTCGCCAGTTTGGAGAACTGCTTGGCAACCTTGTGGATGAGGTGATCTCCGTCCCCCTTCCACATTGGGCCGGCCCCGCCGACTGCCTCCACCTCCTCTCCTTCATCAGTCCCGTGGATCACGACCTCGCCGTAGTCTACTCCCGCCTCATGCCGGTGCCGTTCCGGGACTATCTGCTCAATCGCGGCATGAGGTTCGTTGAAGTTCCGGACAGCGAGTGGGACTCCATGGCGTGCAACATTCTAGCGGTGGCGCCGCGGAAGATCATCATGATCGATGGCAATCCTATGACACGGGCGGTTCTGGAGGAAGAAGGGGTGGAAGTTTCAGTCTATGACGGGAGTGAGATTTCCCTCAAAGGGGCCGGCGGACCGACGTGCCTCACCCGTCCAGTTCTGAGACTGTAGGACAAGCATCCTGCCACGCTGAAAGACCGCCACGGCGGGGCGCATCTTCTACCTTGCCTGTCCATGCAAATCAAATAGAGTCTATCTAAACGCGTCCAATCCCGTCACATCAGCCCCGATTGCCAGAGTGTGGATCTCGTGAGTCCCCTCATACGTGTAGACGCTTTCCAGATTCATCTCATGCCGCATCACATCGTACTCCTCCATGATACCGTTTGCACCGAGAATCTCTCTGGCAGATCGCACCACCTCCCGCGCCATGGCAACATTGTTCATCTTTGCCATGGAGACTTGCTGCGGTCTCAGCTTGTCCTTATCCTTAATCCGCCCGAGCTGGTAGGCCAGCAGCTGTCCCTTTGTGATTTCCGTTAACATTTCAACCAGCTTCTTTTGCGTCAACTGGAACGCGCCGATAGGTTTA is a window encoding:
- a CDS encoding arginine deiminase family protein — protein: MKVDCQSMIGEIKHVLLKHPKDAYIDDDHLEDQWRSLNYLGPPDFSKSIADYDHFADLLHQFDVDVHFLPPAEKTGLDSIYTHDPAVITSRGAILCNMGKDQRQGEPEAMGEFLRQMDVPILGTITGDGKLEGGDVLWLDERTVAVGEGYRSNAEGIRQFGELLGNLVDEVISVPLPHWAGPADCLHLLSFISPVDHDLAVVYSRLMPVPFRDYLLNRGMRFVEVPDSEWDSMACNILAVAPRKIIMIDGNPMTRAVLEEEGVEVSVYDGSEISLKGAGGPTCLTRPVLRL